One Desulfobulbaceae bacterium genomic window, TTCCTCGAAGTGGCACATCGCTTCTTTATAATATGATCAGTTCATGCCTTCCCGGATATCGATTTGAACCATTTGAACAGTATTTTATTTTTCGGCTTCATAAATTAGGGAACTGGGCGACGAAGGCCCCGTTGGATGTTTTGCACATAAAGCAAATTGATAAGCTGAACATTAATAAAAAGGATCTCGCAATTTTAATTATGGTCAGAGATATACGTGATGTTATTTCTTCTCGCCACCCAATCTACCCCGACGAATATTTTATTGGCCATGATCATAGCTGGTGGCCACAAAATCAGAAGTTTACGGAATGGCGTTATGATGCCCCAGGCGTAATAGCGATTCACGAAGCAATCCAGATAGCGCTCCGGCGTTCAGATGTTATGCTGCTTCGTTACGAAGACCTTGTGACAAATCCTGATAAGATCCAGGAAGCGATTGCAAAAAAATTCAACTTAGCTTTTGATGCTAGGTTTTGCGAGTATCATAAAAGCCCCCAAAAGCATGCTTACCGATATGAAGGAAGGTTTGCCCCAAAGGAGTCCAGCCTTGTCATGGAAGGAAAGATGTCGTCATCTGAGCGTATAGCTCGTTGGAGGAGAAGCCCTGAGCAGATTGAGAGGGTAAGGCACCAATTTTCTGAATGTAATGAACTTTTCGGTACATTGGAGGCATATGGATATGAAAAGTCGAGAGATTGGTACAGTGAAATTGCTTCGTGATATTCCAGCTCGATAGGTTGGTTTCTAGCTGCTTCATGAGGGAGATGCCAAATTATGAGCGCAAAGAATGTTAAAGCAGAGATACTTCGAAAAACCGGAATTCTGGTTCTAGCGCCGAGGTTCCCATCGATCAACCAACCGTGGATGGATACCTACCTTGAGCAGTTACAAATTCATGGCATAAAATTTCATGTGGTAACTGAAAGCAATGTGAAAAGAAAATACCACGAAAAAGTCGACCGTTTGGGCCTGCGTCAATATGTGATTCCTGTAGTCATGGAACGGGCACAGATTCTTCGTTCAAGCCTGTGCTCTGCAGTTTTTAGACCATTAGTAACTAGGGTGTTCACTCAAACCGCGTGGAAGAATTTTATCTTCGATCTGAAAGCCGCCGACGGCCTGAAGACAATTCTACGAATACTTCACTGCTTCTATTGTGCTGCAAATCTTGGAAATTTAGGCCTCATTCATGCTCACTCAGAACTGTTCGGCTATTATTTTTTGCCATTCGCCGTCCAGCGTCAAGTTCCGTTAATTGTAACTTTTCACGGCCTCTTGCCGGAGGGGTTGCTCCAGCTTGCGCCGGTTCGGCGCAAGCTGCTTGGCTCCTATGCTGTTTGCGTAATCGTTAATACGAATGCGGCAAAACAACAGGCTGTCACT contains:
- a CDS encoding sulfotransferase domain-containing protein; translation: MLNVDANSPLQNLHVKINSLVSKGVRSLFKFNQSHLVVCGFPRSGTSLLYNMISSCLPGYRFEPFEQYFIFRLHKLGNWATKAPLDVLHIKQIDKLNINKKDLAILIMVRDIRDVISSRHPIYPDEYFIGHDHSWWPQNQKFTEWRYDAPGVIAIHEAIQIALRRSDVMLLRYEDLVTNPDKIQEAIAKKFNLAFDARFCEYHKSPQKHAYRYEGRFAPKESSLVMEGKMSSSERIARWRRSPEQIERVRHQFSECNELFGTLEAYGYEKSRDWYSEIAS